One part of the Arabidopsis thaliana chromosome 4, partial sequence genome encodes these proteins:
- a CDS encoding cAMP-regulated phosphoprotein 19-related protein (cAMP-regulated phosphoprotein 19-related protein; FUNCTIONS IN: molecular_function unknown; INVOLVED IN: biological_process unknown; LOCATED IN: cellular_component unknown; EXPRESSED IN: 24 plant structures; EXPRESSED DURING: 13 growth stages; CONTAINS InterPro DOMAIN/s: cAMP-regulated phosphoprotein/endosulphine conserved region (InterPro:IPR006760); BEST Arabidopsis thaliana protein match is: cAMP-regulated phosphoprotein 19-related protein (TAIR:AT1G69510.2); Has 30201 Blast hits to 17322 proteins in 780 species: Archae - 12; Bacteria - 1396; Metazoa - 17338; Fungi - 3422; Plants - 5037; Viruses - 0; Other Eukaryotes - 2996 (source: NCBI BLink).), translated as MATDCNRVNDFLFSQQQESTSGANKYGGLVPKKKPLISKDSKRAFFDSADWALLKQEASIDQRTIAAIEKLRPKLQRTPRKQLSPRRPTCATGNENLTESSF; from the exons ATGGCGACGGATTGCAATAGAGTCAAcgatttcttgttttctcagCAGCAAGAG TCTACTTCTGGTGCAAATAAATACGGAGGACTTGTGCCAAAGAAAAAGCCTCTCATCTCTAAG GATTCCAAACGTGCTTTCTTTGATTCAGCAGATTGGGCTTTACTCAAG CAAGAAGCAAGTATAGATCAGAGAACAATAGCGGCAATAGAAAAACTAAGACCCAAATTGCAG AGAACGCCTCGCAAGCAACTTTCTCCTAGGAGACCCACATGTGCGACGGGAAATGAGAATCTG ACAGAGTCGAGCTTTTAG
- a CDS encoding calmodulin-binding transcription activator 5 (calmodulin binding;transcription regulators; FUNCTIONS IN: calmodulin binding, transcription regulator activity; INVOLVED IN: regulation of transcription; LOCATED IN: nucleus; CONTAINS InterPro DOMAIN/s: Ankyrin repeat-containing domain (InterPro:IPR020683), CG-1 (InterPro:IPR005559), Ankyrin repeat (InterPro:IPR002110), IQ calmodulin-binding region (InterPro:IPR000048); BEST Arabidopsis thaliana protein match is: calmodulin binding;transcription regulators (TAIR:AT3G16940.1); Has 3526 Blast hits to 2387 proteins in 249 species: Archae - 2; Bacteria - 65; Metazoa - 2447; Fungi - 177; Plants - 543; Viruses - 8; Other Eukaryotes - 284 (source: NCBI BLink).) — protein MSVIAHVDHGKSTLTDSLVAAAGIIAQETAGDVRMTDTRADEAERGITIKSTGISLYYEMTDASLKSFTGARDGNEYLINLIDSPGHVDFSSEVTAALRITDGALVVVDCIEGVCVQTETVLRQSLGERIRPVLTVNKMDRCFLELKVDGEEAYQNFQRVIENANVIMATHEDPLLGDVQVYPEKGTVAFSAGLHGWAFTLTNFAKMYASKFGVSESKMMERLWGENFFDSATRKWTTKTGSPTCKRGFVQFCYEPIKIMINTCMNDQKDKLWPMLEKLGIQMKPDEKELMGKPLMKRVMQAWLPASTALLEMMIFHLPSPYTAQRYRVENLYEGPLDDKYAAAIRNCDPDGPLMLYVSKMIPASDKGRFFAFGRVFSGTVSTGMKVRIMGPNYVPGEKKDLYVKSVQRTVIWMGKKQETVEDVPCGNTVAMVGLDQFITKNGTLTNEKEVDAHPLRAMKFSVSPVVRVAVKCKLASDLPKLVEGLKRLAKSDPMVLCTMEESGEHIVAGAGELHIEICVKDLQDFMGGADIIVSDPVVSLRETVFERSCRTVMSKSPNKHNRLYMEARPMEDGLAEAIDEGRIGPSDDPKIRSKILAEEFGWDKDLAKKIWAFGPDTTGPNMVVDMCKGVQYLNEIKDSVVAGFQWASKEGPLAEENMRGVCYEVCDVVLHADAIHRGCGQMISTARRAIYASQLTAKPRLLEPVYMVEIQAPEGALGGIYSVLNQKRGHVFEEMQRPGTPLYNIKAYLPVVESFGFSGQLRAATSGQAFPQCVFDHWDMMSSDPLETGSQAATLVADIRKRKGLKLQMTPLSDYEDKLGNLJCVIMRNAATGGNLJCVIATG, from the exons ATGGCCGGCGTTGATTCCGGCAAGCTTATCGGCTCTGAGATTCATGGATTCCATACTTTACAAG ATCTAGATATACAAACAATGTTAGATGAAGCATACAGTAGGTGGCTCCGTCCTAATGAGATCCATGCTCTTCTCTGTAACCATAAATTCTTCACCATCAACGTCAAGCCTGTGAACTTACCCAAAA GTGGTACGATTGTGTTGTTTGATCGTAAGATGTTGAGGAACTTTAGAAAGGATGGTCATAactggaaaaagaaaaaggatggAAAGACAATTAAGGAAGCTCATGAACATCTAAAA GTTGGTAATGAGGAAAGGATTCATGTTTATTATGCCCACGGTGAGGATACCCCTACATTTGTGCGAAGGTGTTACTGGTTATTGGATAA GTCTCAGGAGCACATAGTTCTTGTCCACTATCGCGAGACACATGAG GTTCATGCAGCTCCAGCAACACCTGGGAACTCGTACTCAAGTTCGATCACTGACCACTTATCTCCTAAAATTGTAGCTGAAGATACCAGTTCTGGTGTCCATAATACTTGTAATACAG gttttgaagTGCGGAGCAACAGTCTGGGTTCTAGAAATCATGAGATTAGGCTTCATGAGATCAACACACTTGATTGGGATGAGCTTCTAGTACCTGCAGATATTAGCAACCAATCTCATCCAACCGAAG AAGATATGCTATACTTCACAGAACAGCTCCAAACTGCACCCAGGGGATCTGTAAAGCAA GGAAATCACCTTGCAGGCTACAACGGATCAGTAGATATACCATCATTCCCGGGTCTTGAAGATCCtgtatatcaaaataataactCATGTGGTGCAGGAGAATTTTCTAGTCAGCATTCGCACTGTGGAGTAGATCCAAATCTACAGAGAAGGGATTTCAGTGCAACAGTTACTGATCAACCAGGTGATGCTTTGCTTAATAACGGTTATGGAAGTCAGGATAGTTTTGGAAGGTGGGTGAACAACTTCATTAGTGACTCTCCTGGTTCCGTCGATGATCCTTCCCTTGAAGCTGTATATACACCTGGGCAGGATTCATCTACTCCTCCTACTGTATTTCATTCCCACTCTGACATACCGGAGCAAGTATTCAACATAACTGATGTTTCACCTGCCTGGGCGTATTcgacagagaaaacaaag ATTCTTGTAACTGGGTTCTTTCACGACAGCTTCCAACATTTGGGAAGATCAAACCTCATCTGCATATGTGGAGAGTTGCGTGTCCCCGCCGAATTTCTCCAGATGGGGGTTTATCGTTGCTTCCTTCCTCCTCAATCTCCTGGGGTGGTGAACCTTTATCTTAGTGTCGATGGAAACAAACCGATCAGCCAATTGTTCAGCTTCGAACACCGCTCAGTTCAGTTTATCGAAAAAGCCATCCCTCAAGACGACCAGCTATACAAGTGGGAAGAATTTGAGTTCCAAGTCAGACTTGCTCATCTTCTGTTCACTTCTTCGAACAAAATCAGCGTTTTAACTAGTAAAATATCACCTGAAAACCTTCTTGAGGCTAAGAAACTCGCCAGCAGGACTTCGCATCTCTTAAATAGTTGGGCTTATTTAATGAAGTCAATTCAGGCAAATGAGGTACCGTTTGATCAAGCGAGGGACCATCTCTTTGAGCTTACTCTGAAAAATAGGCTGAAAGAGTGGCTTTTGGAGAAGGTCATCGAAAACCGCAACACTAAGGAATATGACTCTAAAGGGCTTGGAGTGATCCACCTCTGTGCCGTCCTAGGATACACTTGGTCAatccttctcttctcctgGGCAAATATATCGTTGGATTTCCGTGATAAGCAGGGTTGGACTGCTCTTCATTGGGCAGCATACTATGGAAG ggaGAAAATGGTGGCTGCTCTTCTATCTGCGGGGCAAGGCCAAACCTGGTGACAGACCCTACTAAGGAATTCCTCGGCGGCTGCACGGCAGCTGATCTGGCACAACAGAAAGGTTATGACGGTTTAGCAGCTTTTCTTGCTGAGAAATGTCTTGTAGCACAGTTCAAGGACATGCAAACGGCTGGAAACATTAGTGGCAACCTTGAAACCATCAAGGCAGAGAAGTCGTCAAATCCAGGGAATGCAAATGAAGAGGAGCAAAGCCTGAAGGACACTCTAGCGGCATACAGAACTGCTGCAGAGGCAGCGGCGCGGATTCAGGGAGCGTTCAGGGAGCACGAGCTGAAAGTTAGGTCAAGCGCAGTTAGGTTTGCTagcaaggaagaagaagccaaaaacaTAATAGCCGCGATGAAGATTCAGCACGCGTTTCGCAATTTCGAGGTTCGTAGGAAGATTGCAGCCGCTGCTCGGATTCAGTATAGGTTCCAAACATGGAAAATGAGGCGGGAATTTCTGAACATGCGAAAGAAGGCAATTAGGATCCAG GCTGCGTTTAGAGGTTTCCAAGTAAGAAGACAGTACCAGAAAATAA